The following proteins come from a genomic window of Gammaproteobacteria bacterium:
- a CDS encoding DUF262 domain-containing protein, with protein sequence MRAFDVRAYSIADFREWHSQGKLELSPDFQRRSVWSNAAKSFLVDTVIKGKPIPKIILMQTFAEERTIRVVVDGQQRLRAIFEFLSDGIKISRAHSKKNAGKVFSELHKDERDEFLQYEIGCDVLNDAPISELLDIFARINRYTVKLNSQELRNAQYSGFFKTAAFELGYEFVEFWRAAGILNQNQINRMGEAELASDLLAAFLNQIQSTKAIERVYREYEDTEGNIPHAVERFRAAVNKAALIYPQDEIRDTCWSSKHMYYSLVTCIGHIQSPIANLPSTKLRSEFLSNHEKIKSILNGISSDYQSYSPQPKRTLAPDDLKPFIRASTLATTDTASRIVRVDYMLSVIEEFPWA encoded by the coding sequence ATGAGAGCGTTTGATGTACGGGCATATTCCATAGCTGATTTTCGTGAATGGCACTCACAGGGGAAGCTAGAACTTTCTCCAGATTTTCAACGCAGATCAGTTTGGTCAAATGCTGCCAAATCGTTTCTGGTCGATACGGTCATTAAGGGAAAGCCAATCCCAAAGATCATATTGATGCAGACATTTGCAGAGGAAAGAACGATACGAGTTGTCGTAGACGGGCAGCAGCGCCTACGCGCGATCTTTGAGTTTCTTTCCGATGGAATCAAGATTTCGCGCGCGCATAGCAAGAAAAATGCTGGAAAGGTATTCTCTGAATTGCACAAAGACGAACGGGACGAGTTTCTTCAGTACGAGATTGGCTGTGATGTCTTGAATGATGCTCCGATAAGCGAGCTTCTAGATATCTTTGCGCGCATCAATCGTTACACAGTCAAGCTTAACTCTCAAGAACTCCGAAACGCTCAGTACAGCGGGTTTTTCAAAACCGCGGCATTCGAACTTGGCTATGAATTTGTTGAGTTCTGGCGAGCAGCCGGAATATTGAATCAGAATCAGATTAATCGCATGGGTGAAGCGGAGTTGGCCTCTGACCTTCTTGCTGCCTTTCTCAACCAAATTCAATCGACAAAGGCTATCGAGCGCGTGTATCGAGAGTATGAGGACACCGAGGGGAACATACCTCATGCTGTCGAGAGATTCCGAGCTGCCGTGAACAAGGCGGCACTAATTTATCCACAGGATGAAATCCGCGACACATGCTGGTCGAGCAAACACATGTATTACTCCCTGGTTACATGTATTGGTCATATCCAATCACCCATTGCAAATTTGCCTTCGACCAAGTTGCGGTCCGAATTTCTCTCGAACCACGAAAAAATTAAATCCATCCTTAATGGGATTAGTAGTGATTACCAGAGCTACAGCCCCCAACCGAAGCGGACGTTGGCTCCAGATGACTTGAAGCCATTCATTCGAGCTTCCACACTGGCGACTACGGATACAGCTTCTCGAATAGTTCGTGTTGACTACATGCTAAGCGTAATTGAGGAGTTCCCTTGGGCATAA